A segment of the Streptomyces pactum genome:
CCGAGGACGCCCGATGAGCACGCCCCAGCCCCCGACGCAGCAGGCCGCACCCGACTGGCGGGCGGCGCCCGGGTCGCCGTACCCGACCTACACGTCGCCGATCCCGGTGGTGCGCACCCACCTCGGGCACGCGCTCGCGTCCGAGTGGACGAAGATCAAGTCGGTGCGCTCGACGATGTGGACGCTGGGCGTGTTCGTCCTGCTGGTCGTCGGTATCGGCCTGCTCACCGGCCTGGTGGTGGCGAGCTCCTCGTCCGACCTGGCCGGCGAGAGCGCGCTGGCTCTCGGCTTCTTCGGCCTGCTGCTCGGCAGCATCTGCGTCATCACCCTGGGCGTGCTGACCACCGCCTCGGAGTACGGCACGGGCATGGTGCGGACGACGATGACCGCATGCCCCAGCCGCGGCCGCGTCCTCGCCGCCAAGGGAATCGTGTTCTTCCTGGTGGCCTTCGTGGTGACGCTGGTGTCCGTCTCGCTCGTCGGCCTGCTGCACGTGGCGCTGCTGGAGGGCAACGGCGCCTCGGAGCCCACCGGCGGGGAGTGGTTGAAGGGCACCGTCGGTGTCTCCCTCTACGTGGCGCTGCTCGGGCTGCTCTCGCTGGCCATCGGCTCGGTCATCCGCCACTCGGCGGGCGCCATCACGATCATGATCGGGGCGCTGCTCGCACCTCTGGTGATCGCGCTGTTCATGTTCTCGGATTCGCTGAGGGACGTGCAGCAGGCCCTGTTCGAGTACTCGATCCCCAACCAGATGAGCATCTTCTACGCCAACTCGCTCAGCGAGTCCGGCCCGTCCGGCTGGGACCCGCTGTGGATCATGCTGGGCGTGACGGCCGCCGCGTTCGCCGGCGCCTTCGCGCTGCTGGAGAAGCGGGACGTCTGACCCGCGCGGTCAGA
Coding sequences within it:
- a CDS encoding ABC transporter permease subunit, whose amino-acid sequence is MSTPQPPTQQAAPDWRAAPGSPYPTYTSPIPVVRTHLGHALASEWTKIKSVRSTMWTLGVFVLLVVGIGLLTGLVVASSSSDLAGESALALGFFGLLLGSICVITLGVLTTASEYGTGMVRTTMTACPSRGRVLAAKGIVFFLVAFVVTLVSVSLVGLLHVALLEGNGASEPTGGEWLKGTVGVSLYVALLGLLSLAIGSVIRHSAGAITIMIGALLAPLVIALFMFSDSLRDVQQALFEYSIPNQMSIFYANSLSESGPSGWDPLWIMLGVTAAAFAGAFALLEKRDV